From the Priestia koreensis genome, one window contains:
- a CDS encoding thiolase family protein produces MREVVIVEGVRSAVGRRNGVFKDIRPDDLAADVLKGLVERAGIDPALIEDIIFGCVTQSGEQAGDIARVSALIAGFPIEVPGTTIDRQCGSSQQAVHFAAQAILSGDMDVVIAGGVESMSRTPMGSNYQGAPLSEKLKEKHHMVHQGVSAELIAEKYGFTREELDQFSLQSHQKALKAQAEGRFEREILPLQVTLEDGTIETVKQDSGPRKETSLEALGTLKTVFKEDGVIHAGNASQISDGAAALLLMSKERAESLGLKPRFRVHTRVVVGSDPTLMLTGPIPATQKALEKSGLSLDEIDIFEVNEAFAPVVMAWLKETGADPAKLNPNGGAISLGHPLGASGARIMITMMHELERTGGRFGLQTMCEGHGMANATIIERLS; encoded by the coding sequence ATGAGAGAAGTCGTTATTGTTGAAGGAGTACGAAGTGCAGTCGGTAGACGAAACGGAGTGTTCAAAGATATCCGTCCAGATGATTTAGCAGCAGATGTGTTGAAGGGATTAGTAGAACGTGCGGGGATTGATCCTGCGCTTATAGAAGACATCATTTTTGGGTGTGTGACACAGTCAGGGGAGCAAGCGGGAGATATCGCTCGGGTTTCAGCACTTATTGCCGGCTTTCCAATCGAGGTTCCTGGAACGACGATCGACCGACAGTGCGGATCAAGTCAGCAGGCCGTTCACTTTGCGGCACAGGCTATTTTGTCAGGAGATATGGATGTCGTCATCGCTGGTGGTGTAGAAAGCATGTCTCGTACACCGATGGGCTCTAATTATCAAGGGGCGCCTCTTAGCGAGAAGCTTAAGGAGAAACATCACATGGTTCATCAAGGCGTATCGGCTGAGCTTATTGCTGAGAAATATGGCTTCACAAGAGAAGAGCTCGATCAATTTTCACTGCAAAGTCATCAAAAGGCATTAAAAGCACAGGCTGAAGGACGCTTTGAACGTGAGATCTTACCCCTTCAAGTAACGCTGGAGGACGGAACGATTGAAACAGTTAAGCAAGATTCTGGTCCAAGAAAAGAAACATCGCTAGAAGCGCTCGGGACGTTAAAAACGGTATTTAAAGAAGATGGAGTCATTCACGCTGGAAATGCAAGTCAAATTAGCGACGGCGCGGCCGCACTATTGCTTATGTCCAAAGAAAGAGCAGAATCGCTTGGATTAAAACCACGTTTCCGCGTTCATACACGTGTCGTCGTCGGCTCAGATCCAACGCTCATGCTAACAGGTCCTATTCCAGCCACTCAAAAAGCATTAGAAAAATCAGGCCTTTCACTAGATGAGATTGATATTTTTGAAGTAAACGAAGCGTTTGCTCCTGTTGTAATGGCATGGCTAAAAGAAACAGGAGCTGACCCTGCAAAACTAAATCCAAACGGAGGGGCTATTTCACTAGGACATCCACTAGGAGCGAGCGGAGCAAGAATTATGATTACAATGATGCACGAGCTAGAACGAACGGGCGGACGCTTCGGACTACAAACAATGTGCGAAGGCCACGGAATGGCCAACGCGACGATCATCGAACGCCTAAGTTAA
- a CDS encoding acyl-CoA dehydrogenase family protein: MSHLYIQKEHTIFRSALRKFLDKEAYPYYEQWEEDRMIPRSFWRKLGDNGFLCPEVDDKYGGSGVDFGFSVIINEELERVGSGLVGISLHNDIVIPYITAYGTDEQKRRWLPKSATGEIITAIAMTEPGTGSDLANIRTTARREGDHYVINGQKTFITNGIHGDLVIVACKTDPDAVPKHKGISLIVVERDAQGFSRGRKLHKVGLHCQDTAELIFEDCIVPKENLLGQEGKGFQYLMEKLQQERLIVALAAQVSSETMLNQTIQYIKQREAFGKAISKFQNTQFKIAEMATEVEMGRTFIDQLIVDHMNGKDIVTKVSMAKWKLTEVARNIATECMQLHGGYGYMEEYEIARRYRDIPVASIYAGTNEIMKTIIAKNVGL; this comes from the coding sequence TTGAGTCACTTATATATTCAAAAGGAACATACGATTTTTAGGAGTGCGCTTCGGAAATTTTTAGACAAAGAGGCGTATCCATATTACGAGCAGTGGGAAGAAGATCGGATGATTCCGAGGTCGTTTTGGCGAAAGCTTGGAGACAATGGCTTCTTGTGCCCAGAAGTAGACGACAAGTACGGAGGAAGCGGCGTTGATTTTGGATTTTCGGTTATCATCAATGAAGAGCTAGAACGAGTAGGCTCGGGGCTTGTTGGGATAAGTCTTCACAACGACATCGTTATTCCGTATATTACCGCCTATGGAACAGACGAGCAAAAAAGACGCTGGCTTCCGAAAAGTGCCACAGGGGAGATCATTACAGCGATTGCTATGACAGAGCCGGGAACGGGATCAGATTTGGCCAACATTCGAACAACGGCTAGGCGTGAAGGCGATCATTATGTGATAAATGGTCAAAAAACGTTTATTACAAATGGTATCCATGGTGATCTGGTTATTGTCGCGTGTAAAACAGATCCGGATGCCGTACCCAAGCACAAAGGAATTAGCCTTATTGTTGTTGAACGAGATGCACAAGGCTTTTCAAGAGGACGAAAGCTACATAAGGTGGGACTACACTGCCAAGATACGGCAGAACTAATCTTTGAAGATTGTATTGTACCGAAAGAAAACCTGCTTGGACAAGAAGGAAAAGGATTTCAATATTTAATGGAAAAGCTGCAGCAGGAGCGGTTGATTGTAGCACTAGCTGCACAAGTGTCATCAGAGACCATGCTAAATCAGACCATTCAGTACATTAAGCAGCGTGAAGCTTTTGGAAAGGCGATTAGCAAGTTTCAAAACACGCAGTTTAAAATTGCTGAAATGGCGACAGAAGTCGAGATGGGAAGAACGTTCATTGACCAGCTTATTGTTGATCACATGAATGGAAAGGACATTGTGACGAAAGTATCAATGGCAAAGTGGAAGCTAACAGAAGTAGCACGAAACATTGCGACAGAATGCATGCAGCTACACGGCGGATACGGATATATGGAAGAGTACGAGATTGCAAGACGATACCGTGACATTCCAGTTGCAAGCATTTATGCAGGAACCAATGAAATTATGAAAACGATTATTGCCAAAAATGTAGGTTTATAG
- a CDS encoding 3-hydroxyacyl-CoA dehydrogenase, whose protein sequence is MKGNECRAFITGGASGLGEATIKMIIENGGKAVIADVAEEKAERLRKELGDRVWFVKTDVTSENSVQEALQEAVNLMGEVNVVVNCAGIAIAEKVAGKRGVHSLESFSRTISINLIGTFNVIRLAAEKMIGNEPSDQGERGLIINTASVAAYEGQIGQAAYSASKGGVVGMTLPIARELASHGIRVVSIAPGLFHTPMFDALPEEARTSLGKTVPFPSRLGLPEEYAHLVKSIVENIMLNGETIRLDGAIRMAPK, encoded by the coding sequence ATGAAAGGAAATGAATGTAGGGCATTTATAACAGGTGGTGCTTCGGGTCTTGGTGAGGCAACCATCAAAATGATTATCGAAAATGGTGGAAAAGCAGTCATTGCCGATGTGGCAGAGGAAAAAGCTGAGCGGTTACGTAAGGAGCTTGGAGATCGCGTGTGGTTTGTGAAAACAGATGTCACGAGCGAGAATTCTGTTCAGGAAGCGCTACAGGAAGCAGTGAACCTGATGGGCGAGGTGAATGTAGTTGTGAACTGTGCTGGGATTGCCATTGCTGAAAAAGTTGCAGGCAAGCGTGGTGTACACTCGTTAGAAAGCTTTTCACGAACCATTTCAATCAACTTAATTGGCACGTTTAACGTCATTCGGCTAGCCGCTGAGAAAATGATTGGTAATGAGCCATCAGATCAAGGCGAAAGAGGTCTCATTATTAATACCGCATCCGTTGCAGCGTATGAAGGACAAATTGGGCAGGCTGCTTACAGCGCGTCAAAAGGTGGTGTAGTCGGAATGACGCTTCCGATCGCGAGAGAACTAGCGTCTCACGGTATACGCGTTGTTAGCATCGCACCTGGTTTATTTCATACTCCGATGTTTGATGCTCTTCCTGAAGAGGCACGCACTTCGCTTGGGAAGACGGTTCCGTTTCCTTCTCGTCTAGGGCTTCCAGAAGAATATGCGCATTTGGTAAAAAGCATTGTGGAAAACATCATGTTAAACGGTGAAACGATTCGTCTAGACGGAGCAATCCGGATGGCGCCTAAGTGA
- a CDS encoding DUF3219 family protein, with protein sequence MTTEVRLNEVTIQGTDFHHETVTDYTTNKSLHKVHFSFKVKSGEEYHDITTLLYKQNFDVEVPKESLQFKGTITNYSTSVTNLYEANNVGDFYVELTERT encoded by the coding sequence ATGACAACAGAAGTTCGTTTAAATGAAGTAACGATACAGGGTACAGATTTTCACCATGAAACGGTGACGGACTACACGACAAATAAAAGCTTACACAAAGTCCACTTTTCATTTAAAGTGAAAAGCGGGGAAGAGTACCATGATATTACGACGTTACTCTACAAGCAAAATTTTGATGTAGAAGTACCGAAGGAATCATTACAATTTAAAGGAACCATCACCAATTACTCTACGTCCGTGACGAATTTGTACGAAGCAAATAACGTTGGCGACTTTTATGTAGAGCTAACAGAACGAACGTAA
- a CDS encoding NADH-dependent flavin oxidoreductase: MNEKYAPLFQPYTIGNVEVKNRLSLAPMTNFSSNEDGTVSDAEVNYYIRRSKGVGMVITACTYVTDTGKGFPGEFAGHTDDMIPSLRRLATAIKDQGAKAVLQIFHGGRLCPPNLVPNGEILSASAVPAENPRGAGDLPTPRALTEEEIQSIIRDFGETTRRAIEAGFDGVELHGANGYLIQQFFSPHSNRREDRWGGSLENRMAFPLAVVEEVEKVVAEHAKEPFIVGYRFSPEEPETPGITMKDTLALVDALAEKKLDYLHVSLMEYWSAPRRGVEDTRSRLEIIQERVGHKVPVMGVGSIYTADDAIKALESGVPLLAIGRELIIDPDWVEKVETGREQEIVTKLSKNDQERLVIPDPLWQAILNAPGWFPMAD, translated from the coding sequence ATGAACGAAAAATATGCACCGCTATTTCAACCATATACAATTGGTAACGTTGAGGTAAAAAACCGCCTTTCACTCGCACCAATGACAAACTTTTCATCAAATGAAGATGGAACGGTATCAGATGCAGAAGTAAACTACTACATCCGCCGCTCAAAAGGTGTGGGTATGGTCATTACTGCTTGTACGTATGTAACAGACACAGGTAAAGGGTTTCCTGGGGAATTTGCAGGACATACGGATGACATGATCCCAAGTCTTCGTCGTCTTGCAACGGCGATTAAAGATCAAGGAGCAAAAGCTGTGCTTCAAATTTTCCACGGTGGTCGCTTATGTCCGCCAAACCTTGTACCGAACGGCGAAATTTTAAGTGCAAGTGCTGTACCTGCTGAGAATCCACGCGGCGCAGGAGATCTTCCAACACCACGTGCGCTTACAGAAGAAGAAATTCAATCCATCATCCGTGATTTTGGTGAAACAACTCGACGTGCAATTGAAGCAGGGTTTGATGGTGTTGAGCTACACGGAGCAAATGGTTATCTTATTCAACAATTCTTTTCTCCACACTCAAACCGTCGTGAAGACCGTTGGGGAGGCAGCTTAGAAAATCGCATGGCGTTCCCTCTAGCTGTTGTGGAAGAAGTGGAAAAAGTAGTTGCAGAGCATGCAAAAGAACCGTTTATCGTTGGATATCGTTTCTCACCGGAAGAGCCAGAAACACCTGGTATTACGATGAAAGATACGCTTGCGCTTGTTGATGCACTAGCTGAAAAGAAACTTGATTACTTACACGTATCATTAATGGAATATTGGTCTGCCCCGCGACGTGGTGTAGAAGATACACGCTCTCGTCTTGAAATTATCCAAGAGCGCGTTGGTCACAAAGTACCTGTAATGGGTGTTGGATCTATCTACACAGCAGACGATGCGATCAAAGCGTTAGAAAGCGGCGTACCGCTACTTGCGATTGGTCGTGAGTTAATTATTGATCCAGATTGGGTAGAGAAAGTAGAAACAGGAAGAGAGCAAGAGATCGTAACGAAGCTCAGCAAAAACGATCAAGAACGTCTAGTTATTCCTGATCCGCTATGGCAAGCTATTTTAAATGCCCCAGGCTGGTTCCCGATGGCTGACTAA
- a CDS encoding iron-sulfur cluster assembly accessory protein → MNCKINRNAAKQIKKMLESEEAEGKMIRVIVTEMHGDHAHYDLSLDTPTEHDEIVKTDKDIDVLLDTREEFLDGVWIQYFYVPQEGFVITNSQKGHHHH, encoded by the coding sequence ATGAACTGTAAAATTAACCGCAATGCAGCAAAGCAGATCAAGAAAATGCTTGAAAGTGAAGAAGCAGAAGGAAAAATGATCCGCGTCATTGTTACAGAAATGCACGGAGATCACGCACATTATGATCTTTCGCTTGATACACCAACAGAGCACGATGAAATTGTTAAAACAGACAAAGATATTGATGTGCTTTTAGATACGCGTGAAGAGTTCCTAGATGGCGTCTGGATTCAATATTTCTACGTGCCACAAGAAGGGTTTGTTATTACAAACTCACAAAAAGGACATCATCACCATTAA
- a CDS encoding LLM class flavin-dependent oxidoreductase, giving the protein MSEKKQGKLNEAKWSVLDLSPIVVGGSAGQSLQNTLDLAQHAEKWGYNRYWLAEHHNMAGIASSATAVVIGHVAGGTSKIRVGSGGIMLPNHSPLVIAEQFGTLESLYPGRIDLGLGRAPGTDQVTARALRRDLHSTGEDFPDQLDELREYFNPTERGPVRAIPGEGLNVPIWLLGSSGFSAQLAGQLGLPFAFASHFSPDYTLTALQLYRDSFRPSEVLDKPYAMVGANVIAADTDEKAKFLATSMQQQFLNLVRGRSGPLNPPVENMEYLWSDYEKAAIQRQLGASIVGSPEKVKEKLEGFLAATQADEVMVNAQIFDHQERLRSYEIVAELAKGK; this is encoded by the coding sequence ATGTCAGAAAAAAAACAAGGAAAGTTAAATGAAGCAAAATGGTCCGTTTTGGATCTTTCACCGATCGTTGTCGGAGGAAGCGCGGGTCAATCGCTACAAAATACGTTAGACCTTGCACAACACGCAGAGAAGTGGGGCTATAACCGCTACTGGCTAGCAGAGCATCATAACATGGCGGGGATTGCAAGCTCTGCAACCGCAGTAGTTATTGGACACGTTGCAGGCGGAACATCAAAAATCCGCGTCGGGTCCGGTGGAATTATGCTACCAAACCACTCACCGCTCGTTATTGCCGAGCAGTTCGGTACGCTTGAATCTCTTTATCCAGGACGCATTGATCTAGGACTCGGGCGCGCACCAGGAACAGATCAAGTAACGGCACGTGCTCTTCGCCGTGACTTACACAGTACGGGAGAAGATTTCCCAGATCAGCTTGATGAGCTTCGTGAGTATTTTAATCCAACGGAAAGAGGTCCTGTGCGTGCCATTCCAGGTGAAGGACTTAATGTACCAATTTGGCTATTAGGCTCAAGCGGATTTAGCGCTCAGTTAGCGGGGCAGCTTGGTCTTCCGTTTGCATTTGCAAGTCATTTTTCACCAGACTACACGTTAACGGCACTTCAGCTTTATCGTGACAGTTTCCGACCATCAGAAGTACTTGATAAACCGTATGCGATGGTTGGGGCGAACGTAATTGCGGCTGACACAGATGAGAAGGCGAAATTCTTAGCGACATCGATGCAACAACAATTCTTAAACTTAGTACGCGGACGTTCAGGCCCGCTGAATCCTCCTGTTGAAAATATGGAATACTTATGGAGTGACTATGAAAAAGCAGCGATTCAGCGTCAGTTAGGCGCTTCAATCGTAGGAAGTCCAGAAAAAGTAAAAGAGAAGCTTGAAGGTTTCCTAGCAGCTACACAGGCGGACGAGGTGATGGTCAATGCACAAATCTTTGATCATCAGGAACGTCTACGTTCATACGAAATTGTCGCAGAGCTTGCCAAAGGAAAATAA
- a CDS encoding LLM class flavin-dependent oxidoreductase, whose translation MKVSILDQSPVLANGTQTEALQQSLRLAQAGERWGYERYWIAEHHDLKGLACSNPDVMLSYIGAQTSTIRIGAGAVLLPHYKPYKVAETYNMLATLFPNRIDVGIGRAPGGSAEATMALSDNYLEQVRMLPDKVKELLQFFDHDFPKDHMFSKIAPSPVPSVLPQPWILGTSGKSAKMAAENGLPYTFGHFMSQKDGKEITQQYKREFEPKRTLKSPQIIVTVSVICAETTEEAEQLAMSGYLWQLQQETGKSTSGIPSMEEARNYSFSDKEQESIKDMKQKSIVGNPKEVVRTLKSLQQTYQADEMMIVTITPTYEARLRSYELIVNELNKH comes from the coding sequence ATGAAAGTTAGTATATTAGATCAGTCCCCCGTGCTAGCAAACGGCACGCAAACAGAGGCGCTACAACAGTCGTTACGTCTTGCGCAGGCAGGCGAACGGTGGGGATATGAGCGTTACTGGATTGCTGAGCATCACGATTTAAAGGGTCTTGCTTGCTCAAACCCTGATGTCATGCTTAGCTATATCGGTGCTCAGACATCTACCATTCGTATCGGTGCTGGGGCGGTCCTGCTGCCGCACTACAAACCGTATAAAGTAGCAGAAACCTATAACATGCTTGCAACGCTGTTTCCAAATCGAATTGATGTAGGAATCGGACGAGCACCTGGAGGATCGGCCGAGGCCACGATGGCGCTATCAGACAACTATTTGGAGCAAGTTCGAATGCTTCCTGATAAGGTGAAAGAGCTTCTTCAATTTTTCGATCACGATTTTCCGAAGGATCATATGTTTTCAAAAATTGCTCCTTCTCCTGTGCCGAGCGTGCTACCGCAGCCATGGATACTTGGAACAAGTGGAAAAAGCGCAAAAATGGCCGCAGAGAATGGGCTACCCTACACGTTTGGACATTTTATGAGCCAGAAAGATGGAAAAGAAATTACACAGCAGTACAAGAGAGAGTTTGAGCCGAAGCGGACGTTGAAAAGCCCGCAAATAATCGTCACCGTATCCGTGATCTGTGCCGAAACAACAGAGGAAGCGGAGCAACTAGCGATGAGTGGTTACTTATGGCAGCTTCAGCAGGAAACAGGGAAATCTACAAGTGGTATTCCGTCTATGGAAGAAGCCCGAAACTATTCTTTTTCGGACAAAGAACAGGAGTCCATTAAAGATATGAAACAAAAAAGTATTGTAGGAAATCCAAAAGAGGTCGTACGTACGCTAAAGAGTCTTCAACAAACTTATCAAGCGGATGAAATGATGATCGTGACAATTACACCGACGTATGAAGCACGCCTTCGTTCGTATGAATTGATCGTCAATGAGCTTAATAAGCATTAA
- a CDS encoding YndM family protein: MKHMTAVLVKFVAALIAFAVGLDLFFSATIVDIVTFAFIVTFFSYMLVERVILPKLGSMAATIVDFTFTYMSVWIFGSILLNNYMQVAWGSIISAVIVTSVEVFVHRYLSDTTLDEHIETSAPSVFSPNLAYGTEFAEDHDMDKRALLNKERVEEKNEEKEK, from the coding sequence ATGAAACATATGACGGCTGTTTTAGTTAAATTTGTTGCTGCACTGATTGCATTTGCAGTTGGGTTGGATCTTTTCTTTAGCGCAACGATTGTCGATATCGTAACGTTCGCCTTTATTGTTACGTTCTTTTCTTATATGCTTGTTGAACGTGTTATTCTTCCGAAGCTTGGGAGCATGGCTGCGACCATTGTCGACTTCACGTTTACTTATATGAGCGTGTGGATCTTCGGAAGTATCTTATTGAATAACTACATGCAAGTAGCATGGGGAAGCATTATCTCAGCAGTAATCGTTACCTCTGTTGAAGTATTCGTTCACCGTTATTTATCAGATACCACATTAGATGAGCATATTGAAACGAGTGCTCCGTCTGTATTTAGCCCAAACTTGGCTTATGGAACAGAATTCGCTGAGGATCATGATATGGATAAACGAGCACTGTTGAACAAAGAACGTGTGGAAGAAAAGAATGAAGAAAAAGAAAAATGA
- a CDS encoding nitroreductase family protein: protein MGFFTKLFGEEQPKTTEGKKDFYEVVQQRRSIYGISKERVVSDERIQEVVDFAVKHTPSAFNSQSARVVVLLGQHHDKLWDLTTETLRTIVPADNFAPTQEKMTAFGNGYGTVLFFEDQRVVEGLQEQFPAYQENFPIWSQQSSGMLQYVVWTALEVEGFGATLQHYNPIIDDEVKAEWGIPFEWKLIAQMPFGKPVAPAGEKQFSALEDRVKYFK, encoded by the coding sequence ATGGGTTTTTTCACTAAATTATTCGGAGAAGAACAACCAAAAACAACAGAAGGAAAAAAGGATTTTTATGAAGTCGTTCAGCAGCGTCGCTCCATTTATGGCATTAGCAAAGAAAGAGTAGTGTCGGATGAGCGTATTCAAGAAGTCGTTGATTTTGCGGTAAAACATACGCCGTCTGCTTTTAATTCTCAAAGCGCTCGTGTAGTGGTTCTGTTAGGCCAACATCATGATAAGCTGTGGGATCTCACAACGGAAACGCTCCGTACGATCGTACCAGCTGATAACTTTGCTCCGACACAGGAAAAAATGACGGCGTTTGGTAACGGTTATGGAACGGTCCTATTTTTTGAAGATCAGCGAGTAGTGGAAGGCCTACAGGAGCAATTCCCAGCGTATCAAGAGAATTTCCCTATTTGGTCACAGCAGTCCTCTGGTATGCTTCAGTATGTTGTATGGACAGCACTCGAAGTAGAAGGATTTGGCGCAACGCTTCAGCACTATAATCCAATCATTGATGATGAAGTAAAAGCAGAGTGGGGGATTCCATTTGAATGGAAGCTCATTGCGCAAATGCCTTTTGGAAAGCCGGTCGCACCTGCAGGAGAAAAGCAATTTTCAGCTTTAGAAGACCGTGTGAAATACTTTAAATAA
- a CDS encoding VOC family protein has product MKFQRPPHTYVGHTHLLVQDLQRSLTFYQDIIGFRVLEEQAKQITLTADGQTALLTIEQPAGVAAKEPRRAGLYHFAILLPTRSDLARALVHLLKSGYPLQGASDHLVSEAIYLADPDGNGIEIYRDRDDHDWKWQGDQVEMATAPLDAEGLLTETEGTAWNGLPKGTVMGHIHLHVANLQEAQTFYCDGLGFDVVAEYGSQALFISTGGYHHHIGLNVWNGIGAPAPSENSVGVKWFQLVFPTEEARSAALKGMEAVGGSVTVEGDTFITSDPSGTHIHLVVHH; this is encoded by the coding sequence ATGAAATTTCAGCGTCCACCTCATACGTATGTCGGCCACACACATTTACTTGTCCAAGATTTACAGCGTTCACTCACGTTTTATCAAGACATCATCGGCTTTCGTGTATTAGAGGAACAAGCGAAGCAAATTACGCTCACAGCAGACGGTCAAACAGCGCTTCTAACCATCGAACAGCCTGCTGGAGTTGCAGCAAAAGAGCCGCGTCGAGCAGGGCTTTATCATTTTGCGATTTTATTGCCAACTCGCTCTGACCTAGCCCGTGCTTTGGTGCACCTATTAAAAAGCGGCTATCCGTTGCAAGGAGCTTCTGATCATCTTGTAAGTGAAGCGATTTACCTAGCTGATCCAGATGGAAATGGCATTGAAATTTATCGTGATCGAGATGATCATGATTGGAAGTGGCAAGGTGATCAAGTTGAAATGGCGACTGCTCCACTTGATGCGGAAGGGTTGCTTACTGAAACAGAAGGAACGGCATGGAACGGACTTCCAAAGGGAACGGTGATGGGCCACATCCATTTACACGTAGCGAACTTACAGGAAGCTCAAACCTTTTATTGTGATGGTTTAGGGTTTGACGTCGTTGCTGAATATGGAAGTCAAGCACTGTTCATTTCAACGGGAGGATACCACCATCATATTGGGCTCAACGTATGGAATGGCATCGGGGCACCCGCTCCTTCGGAAAACAGTGTTGGCGTGAAATGGTTTCAGCTCGTTTTTCCAACAGAAGAAGCAAGAAGCGCAGCTCTAAAAGGAATGGAAGCAGTAGGAGGATCTGTGACAGTAGAAGGAGATACGTTCATTACATCAGATCCTTCTGGCACGCACATTCACTTAGTCGTTCATCATTAA
- a CDS encoding cupin domain-containing protein: MDNVQTLFFKDDGTIPNNPLLPVLIYHDMLGKKSVEVESIFNQCSWLNSWTNGIFNYHHYHSNAHEVLGVIKGHATVQLGGESGKTLAIKSGDVIVLPAGTGHKLIESSDEFKVAGAYPNGMSYDVKTDQSEGSDKIFRRIKQVPLPKTDPIFGKEGPLLHHWNPTRGENGFSL, from the coding sequence ATGGACAATGTACAAACGCTATTTTTTAAAGATGATGGCACCATTCCAAATAACCCTCTCTTGCCTGTTCTTATTTACCACGACATGCTTGGAAAAAAGTCTGTAGAGGTAGAAAGCATTTTTAATCAATGCTCTTGGCTCAATAGCTGGACAAACGGTATTTTCAACTACCATCATTATCACAGTAACGCCCACGAAGTATTAGGAGTTATCAAAGGACATGCGACGGTTCAGTTAGGTGGAGAATCAGGAAAAACGCTTGCCATTAAATCCGGTGACGTGATCGTTTTGCCCGCTGGTACGGGACACAAGCTAATAGAATCAAGCGATGAATTTAAGGTAGCAGGAGCATATCCGAATGGTATGAGCTACGATGTAAAAACGGACCAATCAGAAGGCTCAGATAAGATTTTTAGACGAATTAAGCAGGTCCCACTACCCAAAACGGACCCAATTTTCGGAAAGGAAGGTCCACTCCTTCATCACTGGAATCCGACTCGCGGAGAAAATGGCTTCTCTTTATAG
- a CDS encoding TatD family hydrolase: MYDAHIHLDQYPDVDRSIAQWQEAGVKGVVAVSTNLRSSYDTLLLKQKYPDFITAAIGFHPEEALPSVQDVTEWKSLLLKERSLISAIGEVGLPYYSAFSNDLPSYLPFLEDMMMLANEYELPIILHAVHSGAPIAFDLLRKHGVKNAHFHWLKARSAVVKQIVEAGYYVSVTPEVCYRERDQLLAKRVPLSQLLAETDGPWPFDGPFKNRPTSPILLKESILTLSRLLEKPVHEVEAHLASNVRELFFCK; the protein is encoded by the coding sequence ATGTATGATGCACATATTCATTTAGATCAATATCCTGATGTTGATCGCTCCATTGCACAGTGGCAGGAAGCGGGCGTAAAAGGGGTCGTTGCAGTTTCGACGAACTTGCGTTCAAGCTATGATACGCTTTTACTAAAACAAAAATACCCTGATTTTATTACAGCAGCCATCGGCTTTCATCCTGAGGAGGCTCTTCCTTCTGTACAGGATGTGACGGAATGGAAAAGTCTTCTCCTAAAAGAACGATCCCTTATTTCTGCAATCGGTGAAGTTGGACTCCCTTATTACTCAGCGTTTTCCAATGACCTCCCTTCCTATCTTCCTTTTTTAGAAGACATGATGATGCTAGCAAATGAGTATGAACTCCCTATCATCCTTCATGCCGTCCATTCAGGAGCACCCATTGCTTTTGATCTTTTACGAAAGCACGGCGTAAAAAACGCTCATTTTCATTGGTTAAAAGCAAGATCTGCAGTCGTAAAGCAAATCGTGGAAGCCGGTTATTATGTTTCAGTCACACCCGAAGTTTGTTATCGCGAGCGTGATCAGCTTCTCGCTAAACGCGTTCCTCTTTCACAACTTCTAGCGGAAACAGATGGACCATGGCCTTTTGACGGCCCTTTCAAAAATCGACCTACTTCGCCAATATTATTGAAAGAAAGTATTTTAACTCTTTCGCGTTTGCTCGAAAAACCTGTTCACGAAGTTGAGGCACATTTAGCAAGCAATGTCCGCGAACTTTTTTTCTGCAAATAA
- a CDS encoding YwbE family protein, with protein sequence MNGQQRANIKPGIQVNIVLKQDQRTGKLTNGVVKDILTNSSFHPHGIKVRLQDGQVGRVQEIIQ encoded by the coding sequence ATGAACGGACAGCAGAGAGCAAACATCAAGCCCGGAATTCAAGTCAATATTGTACTAAAACAAGATCAGCGTACGGGCAAGCTTACGAATGGCGTCGTTAAGGATATTTTAACGAACTCAAGCTTTCATCCGCACGGAATTAAAGTTCGCCTTCAGGACGGACAAGTTGGTCGAGTGCAAGAAATTATTCAATAA